Within Amycolatopsis sp. FDAARGOS 1241, the genomic segment CGCACCAGCGCGCGCGAGACGTACAGCCGCTGCCGCGCCCGCGTGATCGCCACATACGCGAGCCGCCGCTCTTCCGCGAGCTCCGTGGGGTCACCCAGCGCGCGCATGTGCGGGAAGACGCCGTCCTCCCAGCCCGTGCAGAACACGACCGGGTATTCGAGGCCCTTGGCCGTGTGCACCGTCATCAGCGTGACCACGCCGGCACCGCCGTCGCCCTCCTCGCCGCCGTCGGGCGAAGGGATCGAGTCGGCGTCGGCGACCAGCGACACGCGCTCCAGGAACGCGGCCAGCGAGCCCGGCGGGGGCACGCCGTCGTCGAGCACCAGCTCCGCGTTTTCGTCCTGCGCGACCTCGGTGGTGAACTCGGTGAACTCACGCGCGACCGTGACGAGTTCCGTCAGGTTCTCGACCCGCGACGCGTCCTGCGGGTCGTCGGACTCCTCCAGCTCCGCTCGGTACCCGGTGCGCTCGAGCACGGCCTCCAGCAGGTCGTGGACCTCGGCGCCGGACGTCACGAGCTCACCCAGCCCGTCGAGCAGCGCCACGAAGCCCGTGATCGCCTTTACCGAGCGCGGGTTCAGCAGCGCCACCTTGCCGTCGACGGCGTCGCGCAACGCGGCCGCGAACGAGATCCGCTCGCGCTCCGCGTGGGTCGCCACCACGGCCTCGGCGCGGTCGCCGATGCCGCGCTTGGGCACGTTGAGGATGCGGCGCAGCGACACCGTGTCCTCGGGGTTCGACAGCACGCGCAGGTACGCGAGCATGTCGCGGACCTCGCGCCGCTCGTAGAACCGCACACCGCCCACGACCTTGTACGGCAGGCCGAGGCGGATGAAGATCTCTTCGAACACGCGCGACTGGTTGTTGGTGCGGTAGAAGACGGCGACGTCGGAGTACTCCGCCTCGCCCTTCTCCGCCAGCGCGTCGATCTCGCCCGCGACGAACGCGGCTTCGTCGTGGTCGTTGTCCGAGACGTAGCCGACGATCTTCTCCCCGTCGCCCGAGTCGGTCCACAGCCGTTTGGCGCGCCGGTTGGGGTTGCGCTCGATCACGGCGTTGGCGGCCGACAGGATCGTCTGCGTGGAGCGGTAGTTCTGCTCCAGCAGGATCGTGTGCGCGTTGGGGAAGTCGCGCTCGAACTCCTCGATGTTGCGGATCGTCGCGCCGCGGAACGCGTAGATCGACTGGTCCGCGTCACCCACCACGCACAGCTCGGCCGGCTCGATCCCGGTGTCCGTGGTCTCCGTGCCCGCGAGCACGCGCACCAGCGTGTACTGCGCGTGGTTCGTGTCCTGGTACTCGTCGACCAGGACGTGGCGGAACCGGCGGCGGTAGTACTCCGCGACGTCCGGGAACGCCTGCAGCAACGACACCGTGCGCATAATCAGGTCGTCGAAGTCGAACGCGTTGGCCGCTTCGAGCCGCCGCTGGTACTCGGCGTAGACCTCGGCGACGCGGCGCTCCAGGTCGTTCGCCGCGTTCGCCTTGGCGGCGTCCGGGTCGACGAGCTCGTTCTTGAGGTTCGAGATGTGCACCGCGAGCGTGCGCGCGGCGTACTTCTTCGGGTCGATGTCGAGGTCGCGCGCGACGAGCGTGATGAGCCGCTTCGTGTCGTCGGAGTCGTAGATGGAGAAGCTCGACGACATGTCGAGCGTCTTGGCTTCGCGGCGCAGGATCCGCACGCACATCGAGTGGAACGTGGACACCCACATCGCGTTGGCACGCCGGCCGACGAGCGACGAGACGCGCTCGCGCATCTCCGCCGCGGCCTTGTTGGTGAACGTGATCGCCATGATCTCGCCGGGGTGCACGCGCCGCTCCGCGAGCAGGTACGCGATGCGACGCGTGAGCACGCGGGTCTTGCCCGACCCGGCACCGGCGACGACGAGCAGCGGCCCACCGGCGTGCGTGACCGCTTCACGCTGCGCCGGGTTGAGGTCCTCGAGCAGCTCGGCGGCCGCCTTCCGGGCAGGCGCGGGCTTTTCTGCGGGGAGATCGAAGAGGGTGTCCATCGCCTGTCCACGCTACCCCTGGGGTACGACAGGGACCGAACAGGCAGAGCGTGTCCGACGGTGAACTCGACAGCGCGTACGCATGCGCTCCCGGACGTACGCCGCGTTGTCGCTTCGCACCCGACGCGCACGGGCTTTCCGGCGCGGAGCATCGAACGGTATGGACGACAAGATCCCCGCCCGGTTGAGGGCATCCGACAGCGATCGCGAACGCGTGGCCGCGATCATCCAGTCCGCCGGCTCCGAAGGCCGGCTCACGCTCGAGGAGGTCGAAGACCGGCTGAGCACGGTCTACGCGACCCGCTACGTCGACGAGCTCGGCGAGCTCACCACCGACCTGCCGCGGCCCGGGCCCGAACGCCGTCCCGGCGCCGGCTGGCCGCTCACCCGCGCCGCGCTGCGTGAGCACCCCGCGCTGCGGGTGCACCTCGCCGCGGTGGTCGCGGTGGCCGTGCTGCTGATCGTGCGGTGGGCGGTGCTGGGCGCCGGATTCTTCTGGCCGGTGATGCCGGTGTTCTGGCTGTTCGTGACGCTCGTTGTCCACGCGCGCGTGCGGAGTTTCCGACGGGGCCCGCAAACTCCTGTGCCATACTGACCTCGTGCGGCACAGCAGCGAGCGATTTTTCTACGGGACCCGGACTCCGGCTCCCGTGATCGCGTAGTGCCCCACCCGCCATCACCAGCAGCCCCGGAGTCCAGCGGACCCGGGGCTTTCGCCGTCCCAGGGGCCGCTGGGGGTCCGGATTCCAGAGAGGTCCCGATGAACGCGCAGACGCAGAACGCAGACGGACAGCCCGCGGAGGACACCCCGACCGGCGAGGACATCTCCTCGCTGCGCCAGGAGATCGACTGGCTCGACGCCGAGATCCTGCGGCTCGTCAAGCGCCGCGTGGAGGTGTCGAAGACGATCGGCGCCGCGCGCATGGCCGCCGGCGGCACGAAGATCGTCTACAACCGCGAGATGGACGTGCTGGCGCGCTACCGCGAACTCGGGCCGGAGGGCCGGCAGCTCGCCATGGCGCTGCTGAACCTCGGCCGCGGCCGCCTCGGCCGATGAACTTCCGGCCACATCGGGGACTTCCCCGATCCGCGGGTCCGCGGAAACGGGCAGACTGGACCCATGATTAACGTCATCGCCGTCATCATCGCGATCGCGAGCGTGCTGGCGGCACTGGGCCATGTCGGGTACCTGGCGCTGCTCAACAACGCCGCGGGCAAGCGGGCCGGCGGTGCGCCTGTCGCGCAGTACGTGCGCAGCCGCTGGGCGGTCGCCGGTGGTACCACCGCGGCATCACTGTTCGCCTGGTTGCTCACTTTGGGGGGAACCGGGGCGGACATCGTCGCCATTGTGATTGCTGTGGGTAGTGGTGCTGTGGCGACGAAGGCATTGCAGTCGACCCGGGAGAAGTACCGCAGCGGAGGGTGACCGGTCCGGCGTCAGGCATAGCACTGCGTAGCGTGACCTCACGCTCGATCGGTAACGCTCGACAGGGTGAAACCTGTGCAAGGTGCAAGTAGCCCCGAGACTTTCGACTGGCGGTTTCCTAGTCTGGGCTCGTGAGGACCCCTGCGTCTGGGCCGGGCGACGCCCGGAGGATGCGCGGGAGCTGCGGCTCCATGCGCCCGCTGCCGCGTGCGCGTGCAGATGCGCGGGAGTCCGCAAGTGTGGACGCAAGTGACTCCGCTCGCGCTAGTGCTCCGATCGGGTTGATCGGGGTGCCGGCGCCGTCACGCCCACACCGGGGAGGGGTCGGACGGGCATGACGGGAAACGCGATGGGTGGTTCGAGGTACTCGAGCCACCCGGACACGGTGACGGCCGCCGAAGTCACGATGCCGGGCAGGCACCGCGCGCGCGGCGGCCCCGGCGCGCAGGCGTGGACGCCGGTGGTCCCGGCCGATTCCGCCGGGCACCACCGCCACCGGCCCGGAGCCGCCCCGGCGAGCCGGGCCGCTGATCCGCGAGCCGGGTTCGCGCCCGCGCAGGGCACGCTGCCGGTTCCCTCGGCGGCCGAGTCCTGGCTGCCGCAGCCGACGTGGATGCACGAAGAGCGCGGCGCGTTCACCCCGGCCGTACGAGGTCGGACGGAGCTGCCGCAGCCGGGCCGCAACGACCGTGGCTTCACGGCGGGGCGGCTGGACGAAGCCGAGGTGGCCGCCGGGGGCTGGGCCGGTGACCTGCCGCAGCCGAGCCGGGGACACAGCACGCCGGCGGCCGACCCGGCGGACTTCGCCGATGCCGTGGCCGAGGTCGCGGCGAGCGGCTGGGGTACCGCGCAACCGGGCGCCTCGGCTTTCACGCCCGCTCCCCCCGACTTCGACGAAGCCGCGAGCGGCTGGAGTACCGGATCGCAGCCGAGCACGAGTGCGTTCG encodes:
- the pcrA gene encoding DNA helicase PcrA yields the protein MDTLFDLPAEKPAPARKAAAELLEDLNPAQREAVTHAGGPLLVVAGAGSGKTRVLTRRIAYLLAERRVHPGEIMAITFTNKAAAEMRERVSSLVGRRANAMWVSTFHSMCVRILRREAKTLDMSSSFSIYDSDDTKRLITLVARDLDIDPKKYAARTLAVHISNLKNELVDPDAAKANAANDLERRVAEVYAEYQRRLEAANAFDFDDLIMRTVSLLQAFPDVAEYYRRRFRHVLVDEYQDTNHAQYTLVRVLAGTETTDTGIEPAELCVVGDADQSIYAFRGATIRNIEEFERDFPNAHTILLEQNYRSTQTILSAANAVIERNPNRRAKRLWTDSGDGEKIVGYVSDNDHDEAAFVAGEIDALAEKGEAEYSDVAVFYRTNNQSRVFEEIFIRLGLPYKVVGGVRFYERREVRDMLAYLRVLSNPEDTVSLRRILNVPKRGIGDRAEAVVATHAERERISFAAALRDAVDGKVALLNPRSVKAITGFVALLDGLGELVTSGAEVHDLLEAVLERTGYRAELEESDDPQDASRVENLTELVTVAREFTEFTTEVAQDENAELVLDDGVPPPGSLAAFLERVSLVADADSIPSPDGGEEGDGGAGVVTLMTVHTAKGLEYPVVFCTGWEDGVFPHMRALGDPTELAEERRLAYVAITRARQRLYVSRALVRSAWGQPQMNPASRFLDELPGDLVDWRRLEPSSPGFGNFGSSGSSSSGPRAATTWGRRSSSSSTSSTSPFGKGWKDTVALKLDVGDRVSHDKYGLGTVITCDGVGPRATATIDFGASGTIRLMLIGSVPMVKL
- a CDS encoding DUF1707 domain-containing protein; the protein is MDDKIPARLRASDSDRERVAAIIQSAGSEGRLTLEEVEDRLSTVYATRYVDELGELTTDLPRPGPERRPGAGWPLTRAALREHPALRVHLAAVVAVAVLLIVRWAVLGAGFFWPVMPVFWLFVTLVVHARVRSFRRGPQTPVPY
- a CDS encoding chorismate mutase → MNAQTQNADGQPAEDTPTGEDISSLRQEIDWLDAEILRLVKRRVEVSKTIGAARMAAGGTKIVYNREMDVLARYRELGPEGRQLAMALLNLGRGRLGR